The nucleotide sequence AGTAATTGATAATAAGAATAAGAAATCCATTCAAAAATTGTACATATATTATTTATTATAATAATTGTAATATAAGAATGGAAATTTAGTGGCAGGAATTTACTGTTAATGTGTTATAATGGGAGAGTATTAAATAAATCCACGGAAGATTAGGGAAAAGTATTTTAAACTCTTTTAGATTAAAGCCAATAAAATGATGATTAAAATGAGCGGATTAGGTAAATAATTTATTAAATAGTTGGAGTTTTATTGAAAAGTTCAACTTATTAATATATATTAAGTATTGACGGATTTAAAATACAAAAATTGTTAATAATTAGAATAGAGGAGGTGAGGCTGTTGCTTAAGAAAGTTTTAAGAGGTCTTTTTACAATTATAGGTGCAATATTAGGATACCTTTCTGGTAATGGTATAATTCATACAAGCTATTTTGAAAGACTTGGATATTTTAGCAATAGTCCTATAAAAACATTATTATTTTTAATTTTGTGTACAGTTTTATTTGGAATTATTTTATTTCTGTTATCCCCCTGGATTAATCTTGCTATAACAAAGACTATGGATTATATAGAGAGAAGTCTACAAAAATTGCCAGCAACAGAGATACTAGCTGGAACATTGGGTGCAATAATTGGACTTGTTATTTCAGCTTTATTTGTAAATGTACTATCAAAAATTCCAGTCATAGGTGCACTGTTAGCTGTGCTTGTAGCAATACTTATGGCAGTTCTTGGGGCCAATATTGCGATAAAAAGAAGAGACGAATTGATATCGATGCTTTCAAATATAACATTGAAGAGAAACGTTACAGTTAAAGATAAGGAAAAGAAGAGCAAAGTTCAATATAAGGGTGATCCGAAGGTATTAGATACATCTGTAATAATAGATGGCAGGATATTTGATATTTGCCAGACTGGATTTGTTGAAGGTACATTAGTAATACCTAATTTTGTACTAGCAGAGCTTAGACATATAGCCGATTCTTCCGATGGACTTAAACGTAATAGAGGAAGAAGAGGATTAGATGTACTTAATAAAATTCAAAAAGAACTTAATGTGGATGTAAAAATATATGAAAAAGATTTTCCAAATATAGCAGAGGTAGATAATAAATTGTTAAAATTAGCGCAAGTTTTAAATGGCAAGGTTATAACTAATGATTATAATTTAAATAAAGTAGCAGAATTTCAGGGTGTACCTGTTTTAAATATAAATGAATTAGCAAATGCTGTAAAACCAGTAGTTCTTCCTGGAGAAGAAATGAAAATACAGATAGTTAAAGATGGTAAAGAATCTGGACAGGGAGTTGCTTATTTAGATGATGGTACAATGATAGTAGTTGAAGGCGGAAAAAAGCATATAGGTAAGACAAAAGATGTAATAGTTACTTCTGTATTACAGACAGCTGCTGGAAGAATGATATTTGCCAGACAAAAAGGTGAGGTGTAATATGAAAAAGAATTATGCCATTGTTTTGGCAGCTGGGAAAGGTACGAGAATGGGAAGCCGTGTAAATAAGCAGTTCTTAAATTTAGATGATAGGCCTGTCTTGTATTATTCACTACATGAATTTTCCAAAAATAAACTTATTCATGGGATAATTTTAGTCTGCGGAGAAGATAAAATAGAATACTGCAGAGAAAATGTAATAAAAAGATTTAAAATAGGCAAAATAGTAGATATAGTTAAAGGTGGTACTGAAAGGCAAGATTCAGTATTAAATGGTTTAGATGCAGTACCAAGTCATGAATGTAATATAGTTTTAATTCATGATGCTGCAAGGCCATTTGTGGAAGACAATATTATAAAAAATGGTATAAAGTATGCAGAAAGGTATGGAGCAAGTGCCTGTGGAATTAGGCCTAAAGATACAATAAAGATAGCAGATAAGCTTGGTTTTTCATTAGGTACTCTTGATAGAAGTAAGCTTTTCTGTGTTCAGACGCCACAGTGTTTTAATTATGATATGATTCTTGACTGTCATAGAAAATTAAAAGAAGATGGAATAAAGGTTACAGATGATACAGCTGTAATTGAGCACTATGGGAACAAAGTTTACTTGTATGATGGAAGTTATAACAATATAAAGATAACTACACCGGAGGATATGATTATAGCAAATAGTGTAATTGAAAAATATCAATCTCTTACTTTGAATGTATGATTTAAATATTATTTTAAGGTAAGAGATTAATTTGTTAAGTATATACTTATCTAAATTACTCTTAAATAAGTTATAATAATATGTTAAAATATTTAAGAGATTATTTAATTAATAATAAGCATGTATAAATATTATACGTGATAAGGGGGAAATACTGATGAAAGTTTTTAATACAATGACTAGAAAAAAAGAAGAATTTATTCCCTTAAAAAAAGGGCAAGTGTCAATGTATGTATGCGGCCCGACTGTATATAATTTTTTCCATATAGGTAATGCGAGGACATTTGTAGTATTTGATACAGTAAGAAGATATTTTGAATATAGAGGGTATAAAGTTAAATTTGTTCAAAATTTTACTGATATAGACGACAAAATGATAAAGAGGGCAAATGAAGAAAATATAACAGTAAAACAATTAGGGGATACATTTATAAAGGAATACTATAAAGATGCAGATGATCTTAATATAGAAAGAGCCACAGTAAATCCTAGAGCAACTGAGTATATAGACCAAATAATAGAGTTTGTATCTGATCTTATAGATGGAGGGTACGCTTATGATGTAGATGGTGATGTGTATTTCAGTACTAAGAAGTTTAAGGAATATGGTAAATTATCAGGACAGAATTTGGATGAACTCCAATTAGGGGCTAGAATAGATGTTGACAGTAGAAAGAAAGATCCTATGGATTTTGCAATATGGAAAAAGCAAAAAGAAGGAGAACCAGCATGGAAAAGCCCATGGGGTATGGGAAGACCCGGATGGCATATAGAATGTTCATGTATGGCTTATAATTTACTTGGAGAAACAATAGATATACATGCAGGTGGGGCAGATCTTGCATTTCCTCATCATGAGAATGAAATAGCTCAAAGCGAGGCAAGAAGCGGAAAGAAATTTGCAAATTATTGGATGCACTCAGCATTTATAAATGTAAACAATCAGAAGATGTCAAAATCACTTAATAATTTCTTTACTGCTAGAGAAATATTAGAAAAATACGATGCTGATGTTTTAAGGCTATTTATGCTTTCAGGGCATTACAGAACTCAAATTAATTTTAGTATGGAGCTTTTGGATTCCACAAAGTCAGCATTAGATAGGTTGTATAATGCTATAACAAATTTAGAAAGTTTGTTATCTAAAGCGGTTGTCAATGATTTATTAGAATGTGAAAAAGAATATGTTAAATCAT is from Clostridium fermenticellae and encodes:
- a CDS encoding PIN/TRAM domain-containing protein, encoding MLKKVLRGLFTIIGAILGYLSGNGIIHTSYFERLGYFSNSPIKTLLFLILCTVLFGIILFLLSPWINLAITKTMDYIERSLQKLPATEILAGTLGAIIGLVISALFVNVLSKIPVIGALLAVLVAILMAVLGANIAIKRRDELISMLSNITLKRNVTVKDKEKKSKVQYKGDPKVLDTSVIIDGRIFDICQTGFVEGTLVIPNFVLAELRHIADSSDGLKRNRGRRGLDVLNKIQKELNVDVKIYEKDFPNIAEVDNKLLKLAQVLNGKVITNDYNLNKVAEFQGVPVLNINELANAVKPVVLPGEEMKIQIVKDGKESGQGVAYLDDGTMIVVEGGKKHIGKTKDVIVTSVLQTAAGRMIFARQKGEV
- the cysS gene encoding cysteine--tRNA ligase, translating into MKVFNTMTRKKEEFIPLKKGQVSMYVCGPTVYNFFHIGNARTFVVFDTVRRYFEYRGYKVKFVQNFTDIDDKMIKRANEENITVKQLGDTFIKEYYKDADDLNIERATVNPRATEYIDQIIEFVSDLIDGGYAYDVDGDVYFSTKKFKEYGKLSGQNLDELQLGARIDVDSRKKDPMDFAIWKKQKEGEPAWKSPWGMGRPGWHIECSCMAYNLLGETIDIHAGGADLAFPHHENEIAQSEARSGKKFANYWMHSAFINVNNQKMSKSLNNFFTAREILEKYDADVLRLFMLSGHYRTQINFSMELLDSTKSALDRLYNAITNLESLLSKAVVNDLLECEKEYVKSLDEYKKKYIEKMDDDFNTADAISVIFDLVKDINTNVNINSSKELMQYCLNLIRELGSPLGILQKTKKGNIEDEIKELIDKREQARKNKDWALSDKIRDELKEQGIILEDTPNGVRWKKM
- the ispD gene encoding 2-C-methyl-D-erythritol 4-phosphate cytidylyltransferase; this translates as MKKNYAIVLAAGKGTRMGSRVNKQFLNLDDRPVLYYSLHEFSKNKLIHGIILVCGEDKIEYCRENVIKRFKIGKIVDIVKGGTERQDSVLNGLDAVPSHECNIVLIHDAARPFVEDNIIKNGIKYAERYGASACGIRPKDTIKIADKLGFSLGTLDRSKLFCVQTPQCFNYDMILDCHRKLKEDGIKVTDDTAVIEHYGNKVYLYDGSYNNIKITTPEDMIIANSVIEKYQSLTLNV